Proteins from a single region of Catenulispora acidiphila DSM 44928:
- a CDS encoding substrate-binding domain-containing protein codes for MQKLRTAFGDYPHVRALLDGAAPVAGYEIEEVKVEPIIGAYRRMIRDLEFDVCELAPVSYLMALQEGVPLTAVPVFLNRRFHHGDIQCAARSGVRVPRDLEGRRVGVRAYTVSTGVWVRGVLQEDYGVDIDKITWVVDDDDHIEGYAPANVERVTDGRSLGELLRAGEIDAAFTGNAGTGRAGAPKVGWTAAASAQTGPAAEGADRAEGPYPLFPDAEALGADWYLRTGIYPLHSVIALRSELVDRDPSLPTALYSALADSKSRQAAADPEWSAVPRLARQARQIGGDPVPYGVDANWTSLEAVVRFGRDQGLLGAHFPTSPRRLFARGDYPDA; via the coding sequence ATGCAGAAGTTGAGGACGGCCTTCGGTGACTACCCGCATGTGCGGGCACTGCTCGACGGCGCCGCGCCGGTGGCCGGGTACGAGATAGAAGAGGTGAAGGTCGAGCCGATCATCGGCGCGTACCGGCGGATGATCAGGGACCTGGAGTTCGACGTCTGCGAACTCGCCCCCGTCTCCTACCTGATGGCCCTTCAAGAGGGCGTGCCGCTCACCGCGGTGCCGGTGTTCCTCAATCGGCGCTTCCACCACGGGGACATCCAGTGCGCCGCGCGCTCGGGCGTCCGCGTCCCGCGCGACCTGGAGGGACGCCGGGTGGGAGTACGTGCCTATACCGTGAGCACCGGCGTGTGGGTGCGCGGCGTGCTCCAGGAGGACTACGGCGTCGACATCGACAAGATTACCTGGGTGGTCGACGACGATGACCACATCGAGGGGTATGCCCCGGCCAATGTCGAACGCGTCACCGACGGCCGCTCGCTCGGCGAACTGCTACGGGCCGGCGAGATCGACGCCGCGTTCACCGGTAACGCCGGGACCGGGCGTGCCGGAGCGCCGAAGGTCGGTTGGACGGCGGCGGCGTCGGCGCAGACCGGACCCGCGGCCGAGGGCGCGGACAGAGCCGAGGGCCCCTACCCGCTCTTCCCCGACGCCGAAGCGCTCGGCGCCGACTGGTATCTGCGCACCGGGATCTACCCTCTGCACTCGGTGATCGCCCTGCGCTCCGAGCTGGTGGACCGCGATCCGAGCCTGCCCACCGCCCTGTACTCGGCGCTGGCCGACAGCAAGAGCCGGCAGGCAGCGGCCGATCCGGAGTGGTCCGCGGTGCCGCGGCTGGCCCGGCAGGCTCGGCAGATCGGCGGCGACCCCGTGCCCTACGGTGTCGACGCCAACTGGACGAGCCTGGAGGCGGTCGTGCGCTTCGGTCGCGACCAAGGCCTGCTCGGAGCCCACTTCCCGACCTCGCCGCGCAGGCTCTTCGCACGGGGCGACTACCCGGACGCCTGA
- a CDS encoding amidohydrolase family protein, with translation MDVIDTHCHVISPDLDAYPHAPIGGKQSEWAASRPITAEGMVAAMDEVGIRQSVLVQATTNYGYDNSYVVDSRRRYPERFIAVGTFDPLAPDAGSRLKALTADGGLSGVRLFTSGSTVPTQGEWFAAPETHEFWRTAEQTGVPVCLQMRLGPATTQLVDVLGRFPEAKVLLDHFGYPDIAASPLRAGQEVAKLAKHPGLYLKLTHRNLERLQDVGDKAVEFLQRVVEAFGSERIAWGSNCPAAEQSLPELLGLAEGVLAVLSDEARADIFAGTARQLYPGLGPAAA, from the coding sequence ATGGACGTCATCGACACGCACTGCCACGTCATCTCGCCGGACCTGGACGCTTACCCGCACGCGCCCATCGGCGGCAAGCAGTCCGAATGGGCCGCGTCCCGGCCGATCACCGCCGAAGGCATGGTGGCCGCGATGGACGAGGTGGGCATCCGGCAGTCCGTCCTGGTGCAGGCCACCACGAACTATGGGTACGACAACTCCTACGTCGTGGACAGCCGGCGGCGCTATCCGGAGCGCTTCATCGCGGTGGGTACCTTCGACCCGCTGGCGCCGGACGCCGGTTCGCGACTCAAGGCTCTGACGGCGGACGGAGGCCTATCGGGGGTGCGGCTGTTCACCAGCGGCAGCACCGTCCCGACCCAGGGCGAGTGGTTCGCGGCACCGGAGACTCACGAGTTCTGGCGGACGGCCGAACAGACCGGTGTCCCGGTCTGCCTGCAGATGCGGCTCGGCCCGGCCACCACGCAGCTGGTGGATGTACTCGGCCGGTTCCCGGAGGCAAAGGTGCTGCTGGATCACTTCGGCTACCCGGACATCGCCGCCTCGCCGCTCCGAGCCGGCCAGGAGGTGGCGAAGCTGGCGAAGCACCCGGGGCTGTATCTGAAACTGACCCACCGGAACCTCGAACGCCTGCAGGACGTGGGCGATAAGGCCGTCGAATTCCTCCAGCGGGTGGTTGAGGCGTTCGGATCCGAGCGGATCGCGTGGGGCTCGAACTGCCCGGCCGCCGAGCAGTCGCTGCCGGAACTGCTCGGACTCGCCGAGGGAGTGCTCGCTGTCCTATCCGACGAGGCGCGGGCGGATATCTTCGCTGGCACCGCACGGCAGCTGTATCCCGGGCTCGGCCCGGCGGCGGCGTAG
- a CDS encoding GntR family transcriptional regulator — protein sequence MVETENDGNGNGTAATRQEQAYEELRSLLLSGAIEPNTRLTEADLTSRFNVSRSTMRAVLVHLAQEGYVTSEVNRGVRARSFSPQEARDILEAREVLEAALAAKAAERATEEDISRLRETLAAMHEAHTGGDQVAYVRGNRLFHQQVKAAAHARTLARAYDTLLYPMVIRQYRDISRHHPRSGSFEEHQAILLGIVTGNPEAAAAAMRHHVSAARHALVLPESAESAQSTDPLS from the coding sequence ATGGTTGAGACCGAGAACGACGGCAACGGCAACGGCACGGCCGCCACCCGGCAAGAGCAGGCCTACGAGGAACTGCGCTCGCTGCTGCTCTCGGGTGCCATCGAGCCCAACACGCGGCTCACCGAGGCCGATCTGACCAGCAGGTTCAACGTCTCACGCAGCACGATGCGCGCGGTCCTGGTGCACCTGGCCCAGGAGGGCTACGTCACCAGCGAGGTCAACCGCGGGGTCCGGGCCAGGAGCTTCTCGCCCCAGGAGGCGCGGGACATCCTGGAGGCCCGGGAGGTCTTGGAGGCGGCGCTGGCGGCGAAGGCCGCGGAGCGCGCCACCGAAGAGGACATCAGCAGGCTGCGGGAGACCCTCGCAGCCATGCACGAAGCGCACACCGGCGGCGACCAGGTCGCCTACGTACGGGGAAACCGGCTCTTCCACCAGCAGGTCAAGGCGGCCGCCCACGCGCGGACCCTGGCGCGCGCGTACGACACCCTGCTGTACCCCATGGTGATCCGGCAGTACCGCGACATCTCCAGGCACCATCCGCGCAGCGGCTCCTTCGAGGAGCACCAGGCGATTCTGCTCGGCATCGTCACCGGCAACCCCGAGGCGGCAGCCGCCGCGATGCGCCATCACGTCAGCGCCGCGCGGCACGCGCTCGTCCTGCCTGAATCAGCCGAATCAGCGCAATCCACCGATCCACTTTCCTGA
- a CDS encoding ABC transporter substrate-binding protein yields the protein MRTQTRSTRISHAIALATAVVLGAGLLTACGSSSSSSGSGGDTVTVGVSNNIFDVPIRLADSNGYFAKQGLKVKYVTITASTGSSALQSGSVQFLNDSPTAFLSAISKGIPQTAIAANAGGNPLGLIVSTKFAKAHQLTADSTADQAAAALAGSTGGASSANTKGEASIYLKKYGVDPGKVKWVSLPSPTADNAALKSGQIDWFVTSEPAPLQIQETGDGIVVADSTKVPEWSSAQAGYGQFVVASNSYLSQHAATAKKFVTAVQQATAYMNANVVSPPVLTATQAALPGVSATALQASLRQVEWPVSEAMSPEGWTKVLAFINSLGAVSQKAVISDSDWTNKYLQ from the coding sequence GTGAGAACCCAGACTCGCTCCACCCGCATATCCCACGCCATCGCTCTGGCTACGGCCGTCGTGCTCGGCGCGGGGCTGCTCACCGCGTGCGGCAGCTCCTCGTCCTCGTCGGGCTCAGGCGGCGACACGGTCACCGTCGGCGTCAGCAACAACATCTTCGACGTGCCGATTCGGCTGGCCGACTCCAACGGCTACTTCGCCAAACAGGGCCTGAAGGTCAAGTACGTGACCATCACCGCCTCGACCGGATCCTCAGCTCTGCAGTCGGGATCCGTCCAGTTTCTCAACGACAGCCCGACCGCCTTCCTGTCCGCCATCAGCAAGGGCATCCCGCAGACCGCGATCGCCGCGAACGCCGGCGGGAACCCGCTCGGCCTCATCGTCAGCACGAAGTTCGCCAAGGCGCACCAGCTGACCGCTGACAGCACCGCGGACCAGGCCGCCGCAGCCCTGGCCGGCTCCACCGGCGGCGCCAGCTCGGCCAACACCAAGGGCGAGGCGAGCATCTACCTCAAGAAGTACGGCGTCGACCCTGGCAAAGTGAAATGGGTCTCCCTGCCGAGCCCGACCGCCGACAACGCGGCCCTGAAGAGCGGCCAGATCGACTGGTTCGTCACCTCCGAGCCGGCTCCGCTGCAGATCCAGGAGACCGGCGACGGCATCGTCGTCGCGGACTCGACCAAGGTGCCCGAGTGGTCCTCGGCGCAGGCCGGATACGGGCAGTTCGTCGTCGCCAGCAACAGCTACCTCAGCCAGCACGCCGCCACCGCGAAGAAGTTCGTCACCGCGGTGCAGCAGGCCACGGCATACATGAACGCGAACGTCGTCTCGCCCCCCGTGCTGACCGCGACCCAGGCCGCGTTGCCCGGAGTGTCCGCCACAGCGCTGCAGGCCAGTCTCCGGCAGGTCGAGTGGCCGGTCAGCGAGGCGATGAGCCCTGAGGGCTGGACCAAGGTCCTGGCCTTCATCAACTCCCTCGGCGCGGTGTCCCAGAAGGCCGTCATCTCAGACAGCGACTGGACCAACAAGTACCTGCAGTAG
- a CDS encoding ABC transporter permease — protein sequence MNAEESRTAASKPSKRVDDRWRETALVWSLRLAVIALCFALWQVMSGPVLPEYAVSKPTQVWRALRALLSSSSGWTDIETTAFEVVVGFAIGVAAGIVMGLVLGSFRLAGRVMEPLVAAVNGVPKIALAPLFVLFFGIGSWSKIYIAATGVAFVVFYNVYLGLRLRERELVEIIQVMGGRRHHVLSYVTIPTLAAPFFAALKTGGPLAILGVIGGEFIAASQGVGHELFNSAMNLDAAGEFASLAVLMGMTLILNSVLTTLDKYALRRLGLATRRQSGASS from the coding sequence GTGAACGCAGAAGAGAGCAGGACGGCGGCGTCGAAGCCGAGCAAGCGCGTGGACGACCGATGGCGGGAGACCGCCCTGGTGTGGTCATTGCGGCTGGCGGTCATCGCGCTGTGCTTCGCCCTGTGGCAGGTGATGAGCGGTCCGGTGCTGCCGGAGTACGCGGTCAGCAAACCGACGCAGGTCTGGCGCGCGCTGCGTGCGCTGCTCAGCTCCTCGTCCGGGTGGACCGACATCGAGACCACGGCTTTCGAGGTCGTGGTCGGGTTCGCCATCGGAGTGGCGGCCGGGATCGTGATGGGGCTGGTGCTGGGCTCCTTCCGGCTGGCCGGGCGGGTGATGGAGCCCTTGGTCGCCGCCGTCAACGGCGTGCCCAAGATCGCCCTCGCGCCGCTGTTCGTGCTGTTCTTCGGCATCGGCTCCTGGTCGAAGATCTACATCGCCGCCACCGGTGTAGCCTTCGTCGTCTTCTACAACGTCTACCTGGGCCTGCGGCTCAGGGAGCGAGAGCTGGTAGAGATCATCCAGGTGATGGGCGGCCGCCGGCACCACGTGCTCAGCTACGTCACGATCCCCACGCTGGCCGCGCCGTTCTTCGCCGCACTGAAGACCGGCGGGCCGCTGGCCATCCTCGGCGTCATTGGCGGCGAGTTCATCGCGGCCTCGCAGGGTGTCGGGCACGAGTTGTTCAACTCCGCCATGAACCTCGACGCGGCGGGCGAGTTCGCCAGCCTGGCCGTGCTGATGGGGATGACGCTCATCCTCAACTCCGTGCTGACCACGCTCGACAAGTACGCACTCAGACGCTTGGGTCTGGCGACCCGCCGTCAGTCGGGAGCAAGTTCATGA
- a CDS encoding lactonase family protein — MISYETSRRRVLGVLGVSAVLAAAEPLSGGMTSAQAAEPKSQSAKGSVSAPRGSAQELVYIGTWQGSQIYAARFDTASGELTPVGPVGAANADWSVPHPRLPILYAATMDEGGVVYSFAIDPVTGVLTETGRVATGGAGLGGGGVAYLGIDEPSATLLVSNYEGGLTAAVPISPTGTLGAPASIAQDVGSGPNPRQAGPHAHHVEIAPDGRFALVSDFGADRVFVYRFDRATRILSAGGSGGPYFYATAPGSGPRRVAFHPGHRSAYLLSELTAELETLNWDGATGQLTKRQSLSLVSSGFTGTPSSSDLVVSTDGRFLYAGNRAENSLTAFAVDPRTDLLTEVQRIDCGGVKPWGFSIHADGRWLLVANEASNSVNVFGIDRQSGLLTDTGHSISVPNPDSITFYRSCP, encoded by the coding sequence ATGATCTCTTACGAAACGTCGCGAAGGCGGGTGCTTGGCGTGCTCGGCGTCTCCGCTGTGCTGGCCGCGGCCGAGCCGTTGTCCGGCGGCATGACCAGCGCGCAGGCGGCAGAGCCGAAGTCGCAGTCGGCTAAGGGGTCTGTCTCGGCGCCGCGCGGATCGGCGCAGGAGTTGGTGTACATCGGCACCTGGCAGGGCAGCCAGATCTACGCCGCGCGGTTCGACACCGCGAGCGGAGAGTTGACGCCGGTCGGACCGGTCGGGGCGGCGAACGCGGACTGGTCGGTCCCGCACCCGAGGCTGCCGATCCTCTACGCGGCCACGATGGACGAGGGCGGCGTCGTCTACTCCTTCGCGATCGATCCGGTGACCGGAGTGCTGACCGAGACCGGCCGGGTGGCTACCGGCGGCGCGGGCCTGGGCGGCGGCGGAGTGGCATATCTGGGTATTGATGAGCCCTCGGCCACGCTGCTGGTCTCCAACTATGAGGGTGGTCTGACGGCAGCCGTGCCGATCTCGCCGACCGGGACGCTCGGCGCGCCGGCCTCCATCGCGCAGGACGTCGGCTCCGGACCCAACCCGCGGCAAGCTGGTCCGCATGCGCACCACGTGGAGATCGCCCCGGACGGTCGGTTCGCCCTGGTGTCGGACTTCGGCGCGGATCGGGTGTTCGTCTATCGCTTCGACCGGGCCACTCGGATCCTTTCCGCCGGCGGCTCCGGTGGTCCCTACTTTTATGCGACGGCGCCGGGTTCCGGCCCGCGCCGGGTCGCATTCCACCCCGGGCACCGCAGCGCCTATCTGCTCAGCGAGCTGACCGCAGAGCTGGAAACCCTGAACTGGGACGGCGCCACAGGGCAGCTGACAAAGCGCCAGAGCTTGTCGCTGGTCTCTTCAGGCTTCACTGGCACGCCGAGTTCCTCCGACCTGGTTGTCAGCACTGACGGACGCTTCCTCTACGCCGGAAACCGCGCCGAGAACTCCCTGACTGCCTTCGCGGTGGACCCGCGCACGGACCTGCTCACCGAGGTCCAGCGGATCGACTGCGGCGGAGTGAAGCCGTGGGGCTTCTCGATCCATGCCGATGGCCGGTGGCTGCTCGTTGCGAACGAAGCCAGCAACTCAGTCAACGTATTCGGCATTGATCGACAGTCAGGACTGCTGACCGACACCGGGCACTCGATCTCCGTGCCGAATCCGGATTCCATCACGTTCTACCGTTCCTGTCCGTAA
- a CDS encoding PD40 domain-containing protein has protein sequence MATEEKCPYSGRGVGRRGFLAGGVAAVGAALVPQPFAVAAARRGKLGVMLMNRIGPSTSTLYIADIDGKNERRLLQNSAFDRHASITADGKTIYFTTERAGDGNSSIYWASLNGSGQGVGVQPSITGSAVDDTGVPSPDGTKLAFMSTRSADHLAQIWVKNLKSEALTNLTGTAALKGGSNSPDGHFRPAWSPDSQWIAFSSDRNTAWTGHGNGTGWEHTQELSIYIIKADGTGFRQVATKPGYCLGSPSWSPDGTRIVYYQLTREDTWAAHRPEDIGQCESQICSVNVATGATTQLTSTANVLKVSPRYVNNTEVGYLIKGGPNEGIAYVNGTLPTVLRAGMRSPIWTPDGKSIIYDVPDADPVRTIDQTLYSWDSDWDYRFMDVFPVLSKQGRLAITQKQTGAAISSIVTMKPDGTDQVTVYNAASDGDPILEAEGLVGAFRPSWSPDGQWLAFGMGGWFQMRATMTAVVYRVKSDGTGLEALTDGSTNAGFPCFSPDGTKLLYRVWGAEDGLRILDLATRTTTALTDWPDNVPDWSDDNVILFTRKTSATSFDICTINPDGTGLKQLTVSGANHAHAVWNGTGRILYNSGDAGFREEAALYDDTFQPYGQIFSMNADGSDNTMLTDSQWEDSMPLYLTNAVLNG, from the coding sequence ATGGCAACCGAAGAGAAGTGCCCCTACTCCGGGCGAGGCGTAGGCCGTAGAGGCTTCCTCGCTGGCGGTGTCGCGGCCGTGGGCGCCGCGCTCGTGCCCCAGCCCTTCGCGGTCGCCGCCGCGCGCCGCGGCAAGCTGGGCGTGATGCTGATGAACCGGATCGGCCCGTCAACCTCGACGCTGTACATCGCAGACATCGACGGCAAGAACGAGCGCCGACTCCTTCAGAACTCGGCCTTCGACCGGCACGCGAGCATCACGGCCGACGGCAAGACGATCTATTTCACCACGGAACGAGCTGGCGACGGCAACTCCAGCATCTACTGGGCCAGCCTCAACGGCTCGGGCCAGGGCGTCGGCGTCCAGCCGTCGATCACCGGCAGCGCGGTCGACGACACCGGCGTCCCCTCGCCGGACGGCACCAAGCTGGCTTTCATGTCCACCCGCTCGGCCGACCATCTGGCGCAGATCTGGGTGAAGAATCTGAAGAGCGAAGCGCTGACCAACCTGACGGGCACTGCGGCGCTGAAGGGTGGTTCGAACAGCCCTGACGGGCACTTCCGGCCCGCCTGGTCTCCGGACAGCCAGTGGATCGCCTTCTCCAGCGACCGCAACACGGCCTGGACCGGGCACGGCAACGGCACCGGCTGGGAGCACACACAGGAACTGAGCATCTACATCATCAAGGCCGACGGCACCGGCTTCCGCCAGGTCGCCACCAAGCCGGGGTACTGCCTGGGATCCCCGAGCTGGTCGCCCGACGGCACCAGGATCGTCTATTACCAGCTGACGCGAGAAGACACCTGGGCCGCGCACCGTCCAGAGGACATCGGACAGTGCGAGTCCCAGATCTGCTCAGTCAATGTGGCGACCGGTGCTACCACGCAGCTCACCTCGACGGCCAACGTCCTTAAGGTCTCGCCCCGCTACGTGAACAACACCGAGGTCGGCTACCTTATCAAGGGCGGCCCTAACGAGGGAATCGCCTACGTCAACGGCACCCTGCCGACCGTCCTGCGCGCCGGGATGCGCTCGCCGATCTGGACGCCCGACGGCAAGTCGATCATCTACGACGTCCCGGACGCCGACCCGGTCCGCACCATCGACCAGACGTTGTACAGCTGGGACTCGGACTGGGACTACCGCTTCATGGACGTCTTCCCGGTACTGTCCAAACAGGGCCGCCTGGCCATCACACAGAAACAGACCGGCGCCGCCATCTCCTCGATCGTCACTATGAAACCGGACGGCACCGACCAGGTGACCGTCTACAACGCCGCAAGCGACGGCGATCCCATCCTGGAGGCGGAGGGACTGGTCGGCGCCTTCCGACCCAGCTGGTCCCCGGACGGCCAATGGCTTGCCTTCGGCATGGGCGGCTGGTTCCAGATGCGCGCCACGATGACCGCGGTCGTTTACCGGGTCAAGTCCGACGGAACGGGCCTGGAGGCGCTGACCGACGGCTCCACCAACGCGGGCTTCCCGTGCTTCTCGCCCGACGGAACCAAGCTCCTGTACCGCGTGTGGGGCGCCGAGGACGGCCTGCGCATCCTGGACCTCGCCACACGCACCACCACTGCGCTCACCGACTGGCCGGACAACGTCCCGGACTGGTCCGACGACAACGTCATCCTGTTCACCCGCAAGACCAGCGCGACCAGCTTCGACATCTGCACCATCAACCCCGACGGAACCGGCCTGAAACAGCTGACCGTCAGCGGCGCCAACCACGCCCACGCAGTCTGGAACGGCACCGGCCGCATCCTGTACAACAGCGGCGACGCTGGCTTCCGCGAGGAAGCAGCGCTGTATGACGACACATTCCAGCCCTACGGGCAGATCTTCAGCATGAACGCCGACGGGTCCGACAATACGATGCTGACGGACAGTCAGTGGGAGGACTCGATGCCGCTATATCTCACGAACGCGGTGCTGAACGGCTGA
- a CDS encoding helix-turn-helix domain-containing protein: MAAEEEKMGEPSPADSLEMFAADLRELRMAHAALQRGYAQRGGYGRFQAGWRVDGTDRFLQRPSRSAIYAALSGKTLPQAPTLLAILEEWGEEPDSLLDWLKRRDALQRQLATSVQGRGGRRIPPPQPFNSRARELRDYMQELRKESGWTIAAIAQHGGGSPVTLAAALRGPRLPSWRTIELFLLGLDVNEDDVHFNKYDGEPSWADSDFLLAQSDVVLRLRGLWLAARAAARGEADQTSTRTDSQVR, translated from the coding sequence GTGGCCGCGGAGGAAGAGAAGATGGGTGAGCCATCACCTGCGGACTCCTTGGAGATGTTCGCCGCCGATCTGCGCGAACTGCGGATGGCCCACGCTGCATTACAACGGGGATACGCCCAACGTGGGGGATATGGACGCTTTCAGGCGGGATGGCGAGTTGACGGCACAGACCGCTTTCTCCAGCGTCCCAGCCGCTCAGCGATCTATGCGGCACTGAGCGGCAAGACCTTGCCTCAGGCGCCAACGCTGCTCGCGATACTGGAGGAATGGGGTGAAGAACCCGATTCTCTCCTGGATTGGCTCAAACGACGCGATGCGCTCCAACGACAGCTTGCTACCTCTGTGCAGGGGCGCGGTGGCCGCCGGATACCGCCACCCCAACCTTTCAACAGCCGTGCACGCGAGCTCAGGGATTACATGCAGGAACTGCGCAAGGAGAGCGGCTGGACCATCGCTGCCATCGCGCAACATGGAGGCGGAAGCCCGGTCACGCTCGCGGCGGCGCTACGCGGTCCACGCCTCCCCAGCTGGAGAACTATTGAGCTGTTCTTGCTGGGGCTCGATGTCAATGAAGACGACGTCCACTTCAACAAGTACGACGGCGAGCCTAGCTGGGCTGATTCCGACTTCTTGCTGGCTCAGTCGGACGTGGTCCTGCGGTTGCGGGGGCTATGGCTGGCGGCTCGGGCCGCCGCGAGGGGCGAAGCCGATCAAACCTCGACGAGGACAGACAGCCAGGTTCGTTAG
- a CDS encoding NAD-dependent epimerase/dehydratase family protein has translation MRILILGGTWFLGRAIAASAIEHGHQVTVFNRGRSGGDPDGAEAIRGDRESEDGLKRLAGSGPWDVVVDPSGQVPRVVLASARALVGSGRYVFVSSVSAYAGWPIDPLTETSALLESRADAGPEFGYTDPRGYPTQYGFAKAGCEQAVLDVFGPDRATILRPGVILGPWEYVGRLPWWLRRVAEGGRVLAPGDPNQLIQPVDVRDVADFATRTAEHDFGGAFNVTAPANHTTFAGFLEACRQVTGSDAEFVWVGDDQLAAVGVRQWTEIPLWRSVGAFPGTWKVSSAKAAASGLSARTIRATVADTWQWLTSGGQAVASARASELGIDPEREAEILACAGR, from the coding sequence ATGCGAATCCTGATCCTCGGCGGAACGTGGTTTCTCGGCAGGGCGATCGCCGCGTCGGCGATCGAGCACGGCCATCAGGTGACCGTTTTCAACCGGGGCCGTTCCGGTGGCGACCCTGACGGGGCCGAGGCGATCCGGGGCGATCGGGAGTCCGAAGACGGCCTGAAGCGCCTGGCTGGGTCCGGGCCGTGGGACGTGGTGGTGGATCCCTCGGGACAGGTCCCGCGCGTGGTTCTCGCGTCAGCGCGCGCCCTGGTCGGCAGCGGCCGGTATGTCTTCGTGTCGTCGGTGTCGGCATACGCCGGCTGGCCCATCGATCCCCTGACGGAGACCTCGGCGCTGTTGGAGTCACGCGCGGACGCCGGTCCCGAGTTCGGGTACACCGACCCCCGCGGCTATCCCACCCAGTACGGATTCGCTAAGGCCGGCTGCGAGCAGGCCGTCTTGGACGTGTTCGGCCCGGACCGCGCCACCATTCTGCGGCCCGGCGTCATCCTCGGACCTTGGGAGTACGTCGGTCGCCTGCCATGGTGGCTCCGCCGGGTCGCCGAGGGAGGCCGTGTCCTGGCCCCCGGCGACCCGAACCAGCTGATCCAGCCCGTCGATGTCCGTGACGTGGCGGACTTCGCGACCCGTACCGCCGAGCACGATTTCGGCGGTGCATTCAACGTCACCGCTCCTGCGAACCACACTACCTTCGCCGGGTTCCTCGAAGCCTGCCGCCAGGTCACGGGATCAGACGCGGAGTTCGTGTGGGTAGGCGACGACCAACTGGCCGCCGTCGGGGTTCGGCAGTGGACGGAGATTCCGCTGTGGCGATCGGTCGGCGCGTTCCCCGGGACGTGGAAGGTGTCCTCGGCGAAGGCAGCGGCGTCCGGCCTCTCTGCCCGCACCATCCGGGCCACGGTGGCAGACACCTGGCAGTGGCTTACTTCCGGCGGGCAAGCCGTCGCCAGCGCGCGGGCTTCAGAGCTGGGCATCGATCCCGAGAGGGAAGCCGAAATACTGGCCTGCGCCGGACGTTAG
- a CDS encoding FxLD family lanthipeptide, whose product MTASTETIERPTIAAFTTDTESPFADLDITFLETGPSAALLVASTDDNCGSSCPNACTTSSS is encoded by the coding sequence ATGACCGCCAGCACCGAAACCATCGAGCGGCCCACCATCGCCGCCTTCACCACCGACACCGAGAGCCCGTTCGCCGACCTGGACATCACGTTCTTGGAGACCGGGCCATCCGCGGCCCTGCTGGTCGCCTCGACCGACGACAACTGCGGCAGCTCGTGCCCGAACGCCTGCACCACCTCGTCCAGCTGA